The genomic window TATAGAATTTATCAAAGAAGTCTCATCACCACAAACATAGGCACCAGCACCTTTTATCAATTTAACATCAAAGTCAAAATTTGAATCAAAAATATTTTTACCCAAAAAATGGTTTTTGTACATATATTTAATCGTCTTTTCTATATTTTCAATAGCTTTTTCATACTCTCCTCTTATATAAATATAACCATATCTGGCTTTTACGGCATACGCACAAATCACAATACCCTCAATTACTTTGTAAGGTAAATTTTCCATAAGAAATCTATCTTTAAATGTTCCTGGTTCTCCTTCATCTCCGTTACATATAACTATTTTGGAAGTAGATTTAATTTTGTTTGCATACTCCCACTTCACTCCCGTAGGAAATCCAGCTCCACCTCTTCCCTTCAAATTTGATTCTTTTATTTTTTCAACAATTTTTAATGGTTCAATATTGAGGGAATTTTTCAAACCATTAAACTTATAATCGTCTATTTTAATTCCCAAATCATTTTTTAAAAAGTATTTTTCCATAATTACACCTCACTTTAAATTATTTATAATTTCCAGTGCTTTTTGAGAATTCAAATAATTATAAATTTTACCGTTAATTGTCATCACGGGTCCTTCACCGCAATGTCCCAAACATTCTACTACTTCAAGAGTAAATTTTTTATCTTTTGTCGTTTCTCCATTCTTAACACTCAACTTTTTATGCAATATCTCTATTAATTCTTTTGACTGATTTATCCTACAACTAACGCTATCACAAATACGGATAATGTACTTTCCTGTAGGTTGTAAATAAAACATAGAATAAAAACTTATAACTCCATACAAATGAGCTTTTGGAATATCTCTATTTTTAGAAATTCTTACTATATCTTCTTCTGAAATATAACCATAAGTATCTTGTATTTCATGTAGTTCTTCTATTAACTCTTTTTCAAAAAACTTTTGCATTTTTGTCCCCCCTTTTTTATAAATAAATATTTTTTTCACATTATCATATATTAATATTTTATTCTTTTATTATTAACTATTGTTATATTTATTTTAACATTTGTATTTTTATGTTCACATTTTCACTTTATGAGTGTTATAATTTTAATACGCTTAAAAACTTAGGAGATAATTATGTTATATAAAAATTTTATTTGGGATTTTGATGGAACAATCATTGATACTTATCCTGCAACCATAAACAGTATATTAAAAACAATGAAAGAATATAATGTCAATCTAAATTACGAGGAAGTTTACAAAAAAGCGAAAGTAACATTAAGATATGTATTTGATTACATAAAAAATGAATATAATTTTAATAACGAAATTGTAGATAAAATATTATATGATTTTTCTAAAATTTCACCTAAAGATAGAATTAAATATGATAAAATTGAAGAAGTGCTAATATATATCAAAAAAAATGATGGTAAAAATTTTTTAGTTACTAATAGAGATAGTAAAAGTACTCTTGATATTTTAGATTTTTATAATTTAAAATATTTATTTGAAGAAATTGTTACTTCTGATGATGGATTTAAATTAAAACCAAATCCAGAAAGTTTTAATTTCTTAATTAACAAATATAGTTTATCACTAAACAAAACCATAGGTATTGGAGACAGGAAATTAGATATTGAAGCAGCTAAAAATTCTAATATAGCGAGTGTCTTTATGAATTTTGATATTATAAAATCAAATTACAATGCTGATTTTGTTTTTAATAACTATAATGATTTTTATAAAAATATATTAATGAGGTGATCGAATGGACATAAATGGAAAGATTTCAGAAGAGTTAAACGTTAATAAGAAACAAGTAAATAGCACTATTAAACTTCTTGAAGAAGGGAACACAGTTCCTTTCATAAGTAGATACAGAAAAGAAGCTACAGGGAACTTAAATGAAGAACAAATAAGAAATATAGAAGAAAAATTCAATTATTATACGAAATTAGAAGATTACAAACAAACGGTTATTAAAAATATCAATGAACAAGGAAAATTATCAGATTCTTTAAGAGAAAAAATATTAAAATCTGAAAAACTTTCTGATGTAGAAGATTTATACCTTCCTTATAAAAAAAGAAAAAAAACTAAAGCTGATATTGCTGTAGAGAATGGACTAGAACCAGCTTCCATTAAAGTTATGCTTGGAGAAGATATAGATGACGAGTATTTAAAAAATTTTATAAATGACAATTTCAAAAGTAAAGATGATATAAAAGAAGGTATTGGAAATATAATTGGTCAAAGCTTTGCTCATGACAAAGAAAATAGAGATTATTTTAGAAATCTATTTTTCAAATTTGGTAGAATTTCTACAAATAAAAAAAAGAAATTTAAAGAAGAATTTACAAAATACGATGTTTATGACAATTTTTCCCAGCTTGTAAAAGCAATTCCAGATTATAGAGTTTTAGCTATTAATAGAGGTGAAAAAGAAAATATTCTCTCTGTTAAAGTTGTGTTAGAAGAAGAAAAATATAAAAGCAAAATAAAAGAA from Geotoga petraea includes these protein-coding regions:
- a CDS encoding HAD-IA family hydrolase gives rise to the protein MLYKNFIWDFDGTIIDTYPATINSILKTMKEYNVNLNYEEVYKKAKVTLRYVFDYIKNEYNFNNEIVDKILYDFSKISPKDRIKYDKIEEVLIYIKKNDGKNFLVTNRDSKSTLDILDFYNLKYLFEEIVTSDDGFKLKPNPESFNFLINKYSLSLNKTIGIGDRKLDIEAAKNSNIASVFMNFDIIKSNYNADFVFNNYNDFYKNILMR
- the nuoE gene encoding NADH-quinone oxidoreductase subunit NuoE; its protein translation is MQKFFEKELIEELHEIQDTYGYISEEDIVRISKNRDIPKAHLYGVISFYSMFYLQPTGKYIIRICDSVSCRINQSKELIEILHKKLSVKNGETTKDKKFTLEVVECLGHCGEGPVMTINGKIYNYLNSQKALEIINNLK